In Agromyces archimandritae, one genomic interval encodes:
- a CDS encoding type II toxin-antitoxin system VapC family toxin, giving the protein MSILVDTSVLIDVLRGIPEAAGVLRDARADGPLHASEITRLEVLAGMRPREEAATRELLDVLNWRPVDDRIAEVAGELGRAWLPGNRGIDSADLAIAATAIVLDARLFTRNVKHFPMFHGLTAPY; this is encoded by the coding sequence ATGAGCATCCTCGTCGACACCTCCGTGCTCATCGACGTGCTCCGGGGCATCCCCGAGGCGGCGGGCGTGCTGCGCGATGCGCGGGCCGATGGGCCCCTGCACGCGAGCGAGATCACCCGACTCGAAGTGCTCGCCGGGATGCGCCCGCGCGAAGAGGCGGCGACCCGCGAACTGCTCGACGTGCTGAACTGGCGCCCTGTGGACGACCGGATCGCCGAAGTCGCCGGCGAACTCGGCCGCGCGTGGCTTCCCGGCAACCGCGGCATCGATTCCGCAGACCTCGCGATCGCCGCCACCGCCATCGTGCTCGATGCCCGGTTGTTCACGCGGAACGTCAAGCACTTCCCGATGTTCCACGGCCTGACCGCCCCGTACTGA
- a CDS encoding CopG family transcriptional regulator, protein MLRTQISLTDEDRALLDAEAARTGRSISALIRDAVERTYGSASDVDEDIEAIDRAFGAWQDRDIDGAAYVEGLRSGDRLAGAR, encoded by the coding sequence ATGTTGCGCACGCAGATCTCGCTCACGGATGAGGACCGCGCCCTGCTCGACGCCGAGGCGGCCCGGACCGGCCGATCCATCTCCGCGCTGATCCGCGACGCCGTCGAGCGCACGTACGGGTCGGCGAGCGATGTCGACGAAGACATCGAGGCGATCGACCGGGCGTTCGGAGCCTGGCAGGACCGCGATATCGACGGCGCGGCATACGTCGAAGGCCTGCGTTCGGGAGATCGCCTGGCCGGCGCCCGATGA
- a CDS encoding acetyl-CoA C-acetyltransferase — translation MPEAYIVATARSPIGRARKGSLAGIRPDDLAAQMVDAALAKVPGLDPARVEDLMLGCGLPGGEQGMNMARIVAVLLGLDGVPGTTVNRYCSSSLQTTRMAFHAIKAGEGEVFVSAGVESVTHTMRGSSDFIPGEDVRNPRFADALARTEARAASEPGRMPWRDPREAGELPDAYIAMGQTAENVAELTGVGRDEQDAFAARSQQRAEASIASGFWGRDITPVTLADGTVVAADDGPRAGVTVETLAALDPVFRPGGTVTAGNACPLNDGAAAVVVVSDRIVDELGLQPLARIVSTGVSGLSPEIMGLGPVEASRQALERAGLSIDDVDLVEINEAFAAQVVPSARQLGIDPERLNVHGGAIAVGHPFGMTGARITSTLINALGEGGGRYGLETMCVGGGQGMALVLERV, via the coding sequence ATGCCCGAGGCGTACATCGTCGCCACCGCCCGCTCCCCCATCGGCCGCGCCCGCAAAGGGTCCCTCGCCGGCATCCGCCCCGACGACCTCGCCGCGCAGATGGTCGATGCCGCCCTCGCGAAGGTGCCCGGCCTCGACCCGGCCCGCGTCGAAGACCTCATGCTCGGCTGCGGCCTGCCCGGCGGCGAGCAGGGCATGAACATGGCGCGCATCGTCGCCGTGCTCCTCGGCCTCGACGGGGTGCCGGGCACGACCGTGAACCGGTACTGCTCGTCGAGCCTGCAGACGACGCGGATGGCGTTCCACGCGATCAAGGCGGGCGAGGGCGAGGTGTTCGTGTCGGCCGGCGTCGAATCGGTGACGCACACGATGCGGGGCTCCAGCGACTTCATCCCGGGCGAGGATGTGCGGAATCCGCGCTTCGCCGACGCCCTCGCACGCACCGAGGCGCGAGCCGCGAGCGAGCCGGGGCGGATGCCGTGGCGCGACCCCCGCGAGGCCGGCGAGCTGCCCGACGCGTACATCGCGATGGGGCAGACCGCCGAGAACGTCGCCGAGCTCACCGGCGTCGGCCGCGACGAGCAGGACGCGTTCGCCGCACGCAGCCAGCAGCGCGCCGAAGCATCCATCGCGAGCGGATTCTGGGGCCGCGACATCACCCCGGTGACGCTCGCCGACGGCACCGTCGTCGCGGCCGACGACGGCCCGCGCGCCGGCGTCACCGTCGAAACCCTCGCCGCCCTGGATCCCGTGTTCCGCCCCGGCGGCACGGTCACCGCCGGCAACGCCTGCCCCCTGAACGACGGCGCGGCCGCCGTGGTCGTCGTCAGCGATCGCATCGTCGACGAGCTCGGGCTGCAGCCGCTGGCCCGGATCGTCTCGACCGGGGTCAGCGGCCTCTCCCCCGAGATCATGGGCCTCGGCCCCGTCGAGGCGTCGCGGCAGGCGCTCGAGCGGGCCGGCCTCAGCATCGACGACGTCGACCTCGTCGAGATCAACGAGGCGTTCGCCGCCCAGGTCGTGCCCTCGGCCAGGCAGCTCGGCATCGACCCGGAGCGCCTGAACGTGCACGGAGGGGCGATCGCCGTCGGGCATCCGTTCGGCATGACCGGGGCGCGCATCACCTCGACGCTCATCAACGCGCTCGGCGAGGGCGGCGGCCGCTACGGCCTCGAGACGATGTGCGTCGGCGGCGGGCAGGGCATGGCGCTGGTGCTCGAGCGGGTGTGA